One genomic window of Luteolibacter flavescens includes the following:
- a CDS encoding DUF4139 domain-containing protein: protein MKTILLTTALITAVQAETALTIYNQNLAVVRESLPLDLKAGENPLSFDRATAQVLPDSVVLRDPTGKAAFSILEQSYRNDPVSKWLLLQHFEGQTIDFRTTYLDGKVEVKPGKIIRSGYVPGGQPQEPIIEIDGKLRFELPGEPLFPTLGDGSILRPTLGWQIHSQAEAKFDAQLSYLSNGFQWEADYNLVAPEKGDTVTLTGWVTVNNRSGTGFENAKVKLVAGDVNIIQQNAPAEHLRFSSRMREMADSAPAVQEKAFDDFHLYTLQRPLTIRDKETKQVEFLRAPEVKAKKKYVYDAASMRFFGRGGPQVQPLQGQEFPKDVAIYWEFKNDEGNGLGVPLPAGRMRFYRSDDQDGNLEFVGENNIDHTPRNEDVSVYTGNAFDLVGERKITNFQYDERAESLKETIEVTVKNRSKEPKEIIVREHLWRWLEWKIEDASAEHVKKDAQKIEFIVTLAPDEEKKVTYTAHYTW from the coding sequence ATGAAAACCATTCTTCTCACCACTGCTCTTATCACCGCCGTCCAGGCCGAGACCGCGCTGACCATCTACAATCAGAACCTCGCCGTCGTGCGCGAGTCCTTGCCTCTCGATCTGAAGGCCGGCGAGAATCCGCTGAGCTTCGACCGCGCCACCGCGCAGGTGCTGCCGGACTCCGTGGTCCTGCGCGATCCCACCGGCAAGGCGGCCTTCTCCATCCTTGAGCAAAGCTATCGCAATGACCCGGTCAGCAAGTGGCTGCTGCTCCAACACTTCGAGGGGCAGACGATTGACTTCCGCACCACCTATCTCGACGGAAAGGTGGAGGTGAAGCCCGGAAAGATCATCCGCTCCGGCTATGTCCCGGGCGGACAACCGCAGGAGCCGATCATCGAGATTGATGGTAAGCTGCGCTTCGAGCTTCCCGGAGAGCCGCTCTTCCCCACCCTGGGCGACGGATCGATCCTGCGCCCTACCCTCGGCTGGCAGATCCACAGCCAGGCGGAAGCGAAATTCGACGCCCAGCTCTCCTATCTCAGCAACGGCTTCCAATGGGAGGCCGACTATAATCTCGTGGCCCCCGAGAAAGGCGACACCGTGACTCTCACCGGTTGGGTGACCGTCAACAATCGGAGCGGCACCGGCTTCGAGAACGCCAAGGTCAAGCTGGTCGCCGGCGACGTGAATATCATCCAGCAGAATGCCCCTGCCGAGCACCTGCGCTTCAGCTCGCGCATGCGGGAGATGGCCGACTCCGCTCCCGCCGTGCAGGAGAAGGCCTTCGATGACTTCCACCTCTACACCCTCCAGCGCCCGCTCACGATCCGTGACAAGGAGACCAAGCAGGTCGAGTTCCTCCGTGCGCCCGAGGTGAAGGCAAAGAAGAAGTATGTCTACGATGCGGCATCCATGCGCTTCTTCGGACGCGGCGGCCCCCAAGTCCAACCGCTCCAAGGCCAGGAATTCCCGAAGGACGTGGCGATCTACTGGGAATTCAAGAACGACGAGGGCAACGGCCTTGGCGTCCCACTCCCCGCCGGCCGGATGCGCTTCTACCGTTCCGACGATCAGGACGGGAACCTGGAGTTCGTCGGCGAGAACAACATCGACCACACCCCGCGCAACGAGGACGTATCCGTTTATACGGGCAATGCCTTCGACCTCGTGGGCGAGCGGAAGATCACCAACTTCCAATACGACGAACGCGCGGAATCATTGAAGGAGACCATCGAGGTCACCGTGAAGAACCGCTCGAAAGAACCGAAGGAAATCATCGTCCGGGAGCACCTCTGGCGCTGGCTGGAGTGGAAAATTGAGGACGCCTCGGCTGAGCACGTGAAGAAGGACGCGCAGAAGATCGAGTTCATCGTGACTCTCGCTCCCGACGAGGAGAAAAAGGTCACCTACACCGCCCACTATACTTGGTGA
- a CDS encoding histone deacetylase family protein, translating to MKPIGVHYDSRYERHDTGPGHPESAARYRVLREALEKLPMEIVRLPGRKATVAEILLAHEAYYHDVVYRDVVSCADILRTGDTALSEESYDVALEASGAVIEAVDAVMRGDISRAFCAVRPPGHHATAERGMGFCIFNHVAIAAKHLQQAHGLKRIAIVDWDVHHGNGTEAIFEADPGVFYVSFHEEGNYPYTGLATDRGRGAGEGYTLNLPLPHRSEGGIALAAWDEHAAAALNDFRPEFILVSAGFDARRDDPLGGLRWEDETFAELTRRVVEIANKHAQGRGVSSLEGGYYPPGLASAAVAHVKALGL from the coding sequence ATGAAACCCATCGGAGTTCACTACGATTCCCGCTACGAGCGTCACGACACGGGGCCCGGCCATCCCGAGTCCGCCGCTCGCTACCGCGTGCTGCGCGAGGCGCTTGAGAAGCTTCCCATGGAGATCGTGCGCTTGCCCGGTAGAAAGGCGACGGTCGCGGAGATCCTGCTCGCGCACGAGGCCTACTATCATGACGTGGTCTATCGGGACGTGGTCTCTTGCGCGGACATCCTCCGCACCGGTGATACGGCTCTTTCCGAGGAGAGCTACGATGTGGCGCTGGAAGCGAGTGGCGCGGTGATCGAGGCAGTGGACGCGGTGATGCGGGGCGATATCTCCCGGGCTTTTTGTGCCGTGCGTCCTCCCGGACATCATGCGACTGCCGAGCGCGGCATGGGCTTCTGCATCTTCAATCATGTGGCCATTGCCGCGAAGCATCTTCAGCAGGCGCATGGCTTGAAGCGGATCGCGATTGTCGATTGGGACGTCCATCATGGAAATGGCACGGAGGCGATCTTTGAAGCGGACCCCGGTGTTTTCTACGTGTCGTTCCACGAGGAGGGAAACTATCCCTACACGGGGCTCGCCACGGATCGGGGTCGTGGAGCGGGGGAGGGATACACGTTGAATCTTCCGCTGCCGCATCGGTCGGAAGGCGGCATCGCGCTCGCTGCCTGGGACGAGCATGCGGCTGCCGCGCTCAATGATTTCCGGCCGGAATTCATTCTCGTCTCCGCGGGTTTCGATGCGCGGAGAGATGACCCACTCGGAGGCCTACGCTGGGAAGATGAGACCTTTGCGGAACTCACGCGGCGAGTGGTCGAAATCGCAAACAAGCACGCGCAAGGACGAGGCGTCTCGTCACTGGAAGGTGGCTACTATCCGCCGGGCCTCGCCTCGGCAGCGGTGGCCCATGTAAAAGCCTTGGGATTGTAG
- a CDS encoding RES family NAD+ phosphorylase, with translation MIRAYRLCKTRHVATAFTGDGARIAGGRWNSPGIPVVYASSTLSLATLEVLVHLDDPDAFARLFSWFSVEIPDSLIEVFDESQLPPGWCADETTNSTRAIGDDWARSQRSAVLAVPSIVTSGERNYLINPGHPRTPSIRIASPQAFRPDPRLMKG, from the coding sequence ATGATCCGCGCTTATCGTCTCTGCAAGACCCGGCACGTCGCGACCGCCTTCACGGGGGACGGTGCCCGGATCGCGGGAGGGCGTTGGAATTCACCGGGCATCCCGGTGGTTTATGCCTCCTCCACGTTGTCACTGGCGACCTTGGAAGTGCTGGTTCATCTGGATGACCCAGACGCCTTTGCCCGCTTGTTCTCGTGGTTCTCGGTGGAGATCCCGGACAGCCTGATCGAGGTCTTCGACGAATCGCAGCTTCCTCCCGGCTGGTGTGCAGACGAGACGACGAATTCGACGCGCGCGATCGGTGACGATTGGGCGCGGTCCCAGCGCTCCGCGGTGCTCGCCGTGCCGTCCATCGTGACATCCGGCGAAAGGAATTACCTGATCAATCCCGGACACCCGAGGACACCATCCATCCGCATCGCGAGTCCGCAGGCATTCCGCCCGGACCCGCGACTGATGAAGGGCTGA
- a CDS encoding MmcQ/YjbR family DNA-binding protein produces MDLPEVIAHFLSKPGAEETTPFGPEVLVYKVAGKMFALTMPEDFPSRINLKCNPERAVLLRDEYSAVLPGYHMNKRHWNTVLLDGSLPPSLVGELIDHSYDLVVAGLPKSQRAKLGL; encoded by the coding sequence ATGGACCTGCCCGAAGTCATCGCCCACTTCCTCTCAAAGCCCGGCGCGGAGGAGACCACGCCCTTCGGCCCCGAGGTGCTCGTTTACAAGGTGGCGGGCAAGATGTTTGCCCTCACCATGCCCGAGGACTTCCCGTCCCGCATTAACCTCAAGTGCAATCCCGAGCGTGCCGTGCTCCTGCGCGACGAATACTCCGCCGTCCTTCCCGGCTATCACATGAACAAGCGCCACTGGAACACCGTGCTGCTCGATGGCTCGCTGCCGCCATCGCTGGTCGGCGAATTGATCGATCACTCCTACGACCTCGTCGTGGCCGGGCTACCAAAGTCACAGCGCGCCAAGCTCGGGCTTTGA
- a CDS encoding AlbA family DNA-binding domain-containing protein, translating into MTVHDVSTLAALIAAYEKAVVFEESTPGALRIAKAFPELHWSNGGLLLLGVRKDGTVIGVDESEVDGIFSKFAHLCAELTKARVEIGLLRCDDRLVVFLVFNAIPRLTSPLDRYAGSIERIAMV; encoded by the coding sequence ATGACCGTCCACGACGTTTCCACTCTGGCCGCGCTGATCGCAGCCTATGAAAAGGCGGTCGTTTTCGAGGAGTCCACCCCGGGCGCTCTCCGCATCGCGAAGGCATTCCCGGAGCTTCATTGGTCGAATGGAGGCCTGCTGCTGCTCGGGGTGCGGAAGGACGGCACGGTCATTGGCGTGGACGAGTCCGAGGTGGACGGCATTTTCAGCAAGTTCGCCCATCTCTGCGCGGAACTCACCAAAGCCCGGGTCGAGATCGGCCTGCTCCGCTGCGATGATCGCCTGGTCGTGTTCCTTGTTTTCAATGCGATCCCGCGACTCACCAGCCCACTGGATCGCTATGCGGGAAGCATCGAGCGGATCGCCATGGTGTGA
- a CDS encoding acyloxyacyl hydrolase produces MKTLALLALLAVPAFAAEKPATTKPAAKTDGGANIDEILNKRDAKDQIAPINSYPRADHPAEAWELTLESGYLWNIGSNTAIDYEIAPTQFTLRSPTVLTWWEDEDGARLVVRSRFSLLMESIVEGPEDYYFGVNGAPSIEYWFPNEKTSLFFSIGGGFGWTNSTNDPEGQGQDFTLNWFSQLGVRQEIAPNLSVLGGAYFIHHSNGGQTDPNPGIDALGFTLGLGWQF; encoded by the coding sequence ATGAAGACCCTTGCCCTCCTCGCCCTGCTGGCCGTCCCGGCTTTCGCCGCGGAAAAGCCCGCCACCACAAAGCCCGCTGCCAAGACGGACGGCGGCGCGAACATCGACGAGATCCTGAACAAAAGGGATGCCAAGGATCAGATCGCTCCGATCAATTCCTACCCCCGCGCGGATCACCCTGCAGAGGCATGGGAGCTAACCCTGGAGTCCGGCTATCTCTGGAACATCGGCAGCAATACCGCCATCGACTACGAGATCGCGCCGACGCAGTTCACCCTGCGCAGCCCCACCGTGCTGACCTGGTGGGAGGATGAAGATGGCGCACGCCTCGTGGTCCGCAGCCGCTTTTCTCTGCTGATGGAGTCCATCGTCGAGGGGCCGGAGGACTACTACTTCGGGGTCAATGGAGCGCCATCCATCGAGTATTGGTTTCCAAACGAAAAGACCTCGCTCTTCTTCTCCATCGGCGGCGGCTTCGGCTGGACGAATTCCACCAATGATCCCGAAGGACAGGGCCAGGACTTCACGCTGAACTGGTTTTCCCAGCTCGGAGTCCGTCAGGAGATCGCGCCGAACCTTTCGGTGCTGGGCGGAGCCTATTTCATCCACCACTCGAATGGCGGACAGACCGACCCGAATCCCGGCATCGATGCACTGGGCTTCACCCTCGGTCTCGGCTGGCAATTCTGA
- a CDS encoding YbjN domain-containing protein produces MRPPSRQILTVEEAFGANGWHCELVEGRDVLRSVFTGHHTRIEMTVQAYTPMNALAVIGEMPLPLDDGHRPYVLELLARANKTLNLGGFEYDLDRERLVFRITNLFDKERYDADIVSSMVHCTVAELDRLAPYALTVVRTPEDLLDDLDLKRLLQREDLIPPVPGDEEDYI; encoded by the coding sequence ATGCGCCCGCCATCCCGCCAGATCCTCACCGTCGAAGAAGCATTCGGAGCCAATGGCTGGCACTGTGAATTGGTCGAGGGCCGCGACGTCCTCCGCTCCGTTTTCACCGGTCACCATACCCGGATCGAGATGACCGTGCAGGCCTACACTCCGATGAACGCGCTGGCGGTGATCGGGGAAATGCCGCTGCCGCTCGACGACGGGCACCGTCCCTATGTGCTGGAGCTGCTGGCCCGTGCCAACAAGACACTGAACCTCGGCGGCTTCGAGTATGACCTCGACCGCGAGCGCCTCGTCTTCCGCATCACCAATCTCTTCGACAAGGAGCGCTACGATGCCGACATCGTATCCTCGATGGTCCACTGCACCGTGGCCGAGCTCGATCGACTCGCTCCCTATGCGCTGACCGTCGTCCGAACTCCCGAGGACCTTCTGGACGATCTCGACCTGAAGCGCCTGCTTCAACGCGAAGACCTCATCCCTCCCGTCCCCGGCGACGAGGAGGACTACATCTGA
- a CDS encoding DNA-3-methyladenine glycosylase I, with protein sequence MNRCPWLPVDRPLYVEYHDTEWGVSSRDERYLFEMICLEGAQAGLSWWTVLQKRERYREVFRNFVPEEVAKMKDAELEKLVLDPGIIRHRGKILAVRENAKAWLTLREREGDPVEWIWGFIGGKPRVSQFEVMSDFPTKTPESDALSKALRKAGFNFVGSTTMYAFMQAVGMVDDHTVTCFRKK encoded by the coding sequence ATGAACCGTTGTCCTTGGCTGCCGGTAGACAGGCCGTTGTATGTTGAATACCACGATACCGAGTGGGGTGTTTCGTCGCGTGATGAGCGGTATCTTTTCGAGATGATCTGCCTTGAGGGTGCACAGGCTGGTTTGTCGTGGTGGACGGTGTTGCAGAAGCGCGAGCGCTATCGGGAGGTTTTCCGGAACTTCGTGCCGGAGGAAGTGGCGAAGATGAAGGACGCCGAGCTGGAGAAGCTGGTGCTCGATCCCGGAATCATCCGTCACCGCGGGAAGATCCTTGCGGTGCGGGAGAATGCAAAAGCGTGGCTGACCTTGCGCGAGCGGGAGGGAGATCCGGTGGAATGGATATGGGGCTTCATCGGCGGAAAGCCGAGGGTGAGCCAATTCGAGGTGATGTCCGACTTCCCTACGAAGACACCGGAGTCCGACGCGCTGAGCAAGGCCCTGCGGAAAGCGGGATTCAATTTCGTGGGGTCCACTACCATGTATGCCTTCATGCAGGCAGTCGGGATGGTGGATGATCACACGGTGACCTGCTTTAGAAAAAAGTAG
- a CDS encoding ABC transporter ATP-binding protein translates to MRDFSLTLRHGESVAILGPNGAGKSTLLKLLTGEVRPEADPRTVCRLFGEELWSLEELRHRIGVVMPEDVARFDREEIGADVVLSSLRGAFGRTRDMRFSAKDRAAADAAMERLGVAHLARREFGTLSSGERRRFLIARALVHDPAVLVLDEPSTALDFTAAMGLTTVMRELLAHGHTLVLVTHHPGEIPPEIGRVILLEKGAVRVDAPKRKALKGELLSGLFGLPLRVTWSRGWCEVRPGEL, encoded by the coding sequence TTGCGCGATTTTTCCCTCACGCTCCGCCACGGTGAAAGCGTCGCGATCCTCGGGCCGAATGGCGCGGGGAAGAGCACGCTGCTCAAGCTGCTGACCGGCGAGGTGAGACCGGAAGCGGACCCGCGGACGGTCTGTCGGCTCTTTGGCGAGGAACTGTGGTCGCTGGAGGAGCTCCGCCACCGCATCGGCGTGGTGATGCCGGAGGACGTGGCCCGTTTTGATCGGGAGGAGATAGGGGCAGACGTGGTGCTCTCGTCGCTCCGAGGTGCCTTCGGGCGCACGCGCGACATGCGGTTTTCCGCAAAGGACCGCGCTGCGGCAGACGCGGCGATGGAGCGGCTAGGCGTGGCGCATCTGGCGAGGCGGGAGTTCGGAACGCTTTCTTCCGGCGAGCGACGCCGCTTTCTCATCGCGCGCGCCCTCGTTCACGATCCCGCAGTGCTGGTGCTCGACGAGCCCTCGACCGCGCTCGATTTCACCGCCGCCATGGGGCTGACCACGGTGATGCGGGAACTGCTCGCCCACGGCCATACCCTGGTGCTGGTGACTCATCATCCGGGAGAAATTCCTCCGGAGATCGGGCGGGTCATCCTCTTGGAGAAGGGTGCAGTGCGGGTCGATGCCCCGAAGCGGAAAGCCCTGAAGGGAGAGCTTCTCAGCGGGCTCTTCGGGCTCCCATTGAGAGTTACGTGGAGCCGGGGATGGTGCGAGGTCCGGCCGGGGGAGTTGTGA
- a CDS encoding GNAT family N-acetyltransferase, giving the protein MKLLDEHDWPRLLRPGSRVFIGGSAAVPHALVASMLRHADRFMDLEIVHIHGLGPTPWIEPQYEQVIRTNSFFLTPALHDAVERGQADYTPCAMSEVPALFQSGRMPLDVALVQVTPPDGDGLCSLGVSVDVTRAAVKSARLVIAQVNPKMPRTGGESLIPVKEIDYFYKHTTALPEAEIAELDERQERIGRYAAQLIDDGATLQVGLGNTPEAVIRALRKHRHLGIHTGMFNDALMDLVRCGAVNNSRKSYKPGKIIASHVLGSRKLYRFADGHADLELHPSDWVNDPQRIARNDKMVSVNGAREIDLTGQVVRDSSGHRFYGGVGALQDFIRGAGRSKGGRPIIALTSLTDDGKDSRIVAGLQPGSGVCTGRGDVHHVVTEYGIASIYGRSIRERVARLVEIAHPDHREALLEGARTREWLPKFFTMPGGARDEVESGWVTFSCGRFRLRPLHPSDMKALQSFFYSHDEETVRLRYGYRRDRMTGESAYKLAAVDQGKDHAFGLFAETSGREELRAIGRYYLDPSGTAAEVAFVVHENTRRSGMAGFLLGELAQVAKKRGIVEFWASVMAENHGMSALFARAGGVSRGLGEEREFRLPIGRILRWRKGYLTHKNIRRDPR; this is encoded by the coding sequence GTGAAGCTACTGGACGAGCACGATTGGCCGCGCCTGCTGCGACCGGGCAGCCGGGTTTTTATCGGTGGCAGCGCCGCGGTACCTCATGCCCTGGTCGCATCGATGCTCCGGCATGCCGATCGCTTTATGGACCTGGAGATCGTGCACATCCACGGGCTGGGGCCCACGCCGTGGATCGAGCCGCAATACGAGCAGGTCATCCGGACAAATTCGTTTTTCCTCACGCCTGCGCTGCACGATGCGGTGGAGCGCGGGCAGGCGGACTACACGCCGTGTGCGATGTCCGAGGTTCCTGCGCTTTTTCAAAGCGGGCGCATGCCTCTCGATGTCGCGCTGGTTCAAGTGACTCCGCCGGATGGCGATGGACTTTGTTCGCTTGGAGTCAGCGTCGATGTCACGCGGGCTGCGGTGAAGAGCGCGCGCCTCGTCATCGCGCAGGTGAATCCGAAGATGCCGCGCACGGGAGGCGAATCGCTGATCCCGGTGAAGGAGATCGACTACTTCTACAAGCATACCACTGCATTGCCCGAGGCTGAGATCGCGGAGTTGGACGAGCGGCAAGAGCGGATCGGGCGCTATGCCGCGCAGTTGATCGACGATGGTGCGACGCTTCAAGTCGGGCTCGGCAATACGCCGGAAGCCGTTATCCGCGCGCTGAGGAAGCATCGGCATCTCGGTATTCACACGGGCATGTTCAATGACGCGCTGATGGACCTGGTGCGTTGCGGCGCGGTGAATAATTCCCGCAAGAGCTACAAGCCGGGGAAGATCATCGCGAGTCACGTGCTCGGCAGCCGGAAGCTCTACCGCTTTGCCGACGGTCACGCGGACCTCGAGCTTCACCCCAGCGACTGGGTGAATGATCCGCAGCGGATCGCGAGGAATGACAAGATGGTGTCGGTGAACGGCGCTCGCGAGATTGACCTAACAGGTCAGGTGGTGCGCGATTCCAGCGGCCATCGTTTCTATGGCGGGGTGGGAGCGTTGCAGGATTTCATCCGTGGAGCGGGGAGAAGCAAGGGAGGCCGGCCGATCATCGCGCTCACCTCGTTGACCGATGACGGGAAGGACTCGCGGATCGTCGCGGGACTGCAACCGGGCAGCGGTGTCTGCACGGGGCGCGGTGATGTCCACCACGTGGTGACCGAGTACGGCATCGCTAGTATTTACGGCCGAAGCATCCGCGAGCGTGTCGCCAGGTTGGTCGAGATCGCGCACCCGGATCACCGGGAGGCGCTGCTGGAAGGGGCGCGGACGCGAGAATGGCTGCCGAAGTTTTTCACGATGCCTGGCGGCGCGCGGGACGAGGTGGAGAGTGGTTGGGTGACTTTCTCGTGCGGACGCTTCCGGCTGAGGCCGCTGCATCCCAGTGACATGAAGGCGCTTCAGTCGTTCTTCTACTCGCATGACGAGGAGACGGTGCGGCTCCGCTATGGCTACCGGCGTGACCGCATGACGGGTGAGTCCGCGTACAAGCTGGCGGCGGTGGATCAGGGGAAGGATCACGCCTTCGGGCTCTTTGCGGAGACCAGCGGTCGTGAGGAACTCCGCGCTATCGGTCGCTACTATCTCGATCCTTCCGGGACGGCGGCCGAGGTGGCCTTCGTCGTCCATGAGAATACCCGGCGGTCGGGGATGGCGGGCTTCCTGTTAGGCGAGTTGGCGCAGGTGGCGAAGAAGCGTGGCATCGTGGAATTTTGGGCGAGCGTCATGGCGGAGAATCATGGCATGTCAGCGCTCTTCGCCCGGGCCGGCGGTGTATCGAGAGGCCTGGGTGAAGAACGGGAATTCCGACTGCCGATAGGACGCATCTTGCGCTGGCGGAAGGGCTACCTGACTCACAAGAACATCCGCCGAGATCCGAGATGA
- the parS gene encoding type II RES/Xre toxin-antitoxin system antitoxin produces the protein MPRSAFDGLREDLGVSSDELADILGIPPRTLSRRTDRFKPDESERLLRLGSVLRKAADVLEDPEAVRRWMLQPKRALGGLTPLRCCDTEIGAREVEALLIRIEHGVFS, from the coding sequence GTGCCCCGCTCGGCCTTTGACGGGCTCCGCGAAGATCTCGGAGTTTCCTCCGATGAACTGGCTGACATTCTCGGGATTCCGCCGCGGACGCTTTCGCGACGGACCGACCGCTTCAAGCCGGACGAGTCAGAGCGCCTGTTGCGGCTCGGCTCGGTGCTGCGAAAGGCGGCGGACGTCCTGGAAGATCCGGAGGCAGTCCGGCGCTGGATGCTCCAGCCCAAGCGGGCTCTGGGTGGGCTCACCCCGCTGCGGTGCTGTGATACCGAGATCGGAGCCCGCGAAGTCGAGGCCCTGCTGATCCGCATCGAGCACGGCGTTTTCTCATGA
- a CDS encoding TolC family protein, with protein MHSLFSRALVALVITVSAVRAEPGVVVSLASVGDRVRAQNPDLAAARLRIREALGRMNQSGRLSNPEIETQVSHDPRYRERSLEIGFVQRFPLTNRLRLEKSVTLAEYKASEAEVREVERQIIAEAREGVVSVLAIRQRRELLDQQSALAKELSDFLSGIAEKGEGSKLDAGQAKLEAAGIALEMRQLDATEAAAIGTLKPLLGMLPAQKLLVSGSLPAPAIPVADVNHARRPDYQAAILQADAAAKGVELEQAKRYDDVEAGIFAGAERTEDAPDGYDKEAMVGLRFTFPLPLWNKNEGAIEEAQALKERRDKEANALARSIHLEAEAARSEMQQWTKLLDELGGTLIPLAEEQAKAAEDAFRQGQGELQTVFRTREKRLQLAAARLDALQQFHLARVRHEAAAGKP; from the coding sequence ATGCATTCACTCTTTTCACGTGCCCTCGTGGCACTCGTCATCACGGTATCCGCAGTCCGGGCGGAGCCGGGGGTGGTGGTCTCGCTCGCCAGTGTCGGCGACCGCGTCCGCGCCCAGAATCCCGACCTTGCCGCCGCCCGCCTCCGCATCCGCGAGGCGCTCGGCCGCATGAACCAGTCCGGCCGCCTCTCCAATCCCGAGATCGAGACCCAGGTCAGCCATGACCCCCGCTACCGGGAGCGGAGCCTCGAGATCGGCTTCGTCCAGCGCTTCCCGCTCACTAATCGCCTGCGGCTCGAGAAAAGCGTCACCCTCGCCGAATACAAGGCCTCCGAGGCCGAGGTCCGCGAGGTGGAGCGCCAGATCATCGCCGAGGCCCGCGAGGGCGTCGTGAGCGTGCTGGCCATCCGCCAGCGTCGTGAGCTGCTCGACCAGCAGTCGGCGCTTGCGAAGGAGCTTTCGGACTTCCTTTCCGGCATCGCCGAGAAGGGCGAAGGCTCGAAGCTCGATGCCGGGCAGGCCAAGCTCGAAGCTGCGGGCATCGCGCTGGAAATGCGCCAGCTCGATGCCACGGAAGCCGCCGCCATCGGCACCCTGAAGCCGCTGCTCGGCATGCTGCCCGCCCAGAAGCTGCTGGTAAGTGGCAGCCTGCCCGCGCCAGCCATCCCCGTGGCAGACGTCAACCACGCCCGCAGGCCAGACTATCAGGCCGCGATCCTGCAGGCGGATGCTGCCGCAAAGGGCGTGGAGCTGGAGCAGGCGAAGCGCTACGACGACGTGGAAGCCGGCATCTTCGCCGGTGCCGAGCGCACCGAGGACGCGCCGGACGGCTACGACAAGGAAGCCATGGTCGGCTTGCGCTTCACCTTCCCTCTGCCCCTCTGGAACAAGAACGAGGGCGCGATCGAGGAAGCCCAAGCCCTGAAGGAACGCCGCGACAAGGAGGCGAACGCCTTGGCCCGGTCGATCCATCTGGAAGCGGAAGCGGCGCGCTCCGAGATGCAGCAGTGGACCAAGCTGCTCGATGAACTCGGCGGCACGCTGATCCCGCTGGCCGAGGAGCAGGCAAAGGCGGCGGAGGATGCCTTCCGCCAAGGGCAGGGTGAACTCCAGACCGTCTTCCGCACCCGCGAGAAGCGGCTGCAGCTCGCCGCCGCCCGCCTCGACGCCTTGCAACAATTCCACCTCGCCCGCGTGCGCCACGAAGCGGCGGCGGGCAAACCTTGA